TATTCTCATTGGATAACTCTCCTTATTGTTCAAATAACTTATTTGATTTTATAATTTATATAGTACCGTAATAGTTCTTCAATAATTTCGTCCCGTTCAACTTTCATAATTAGGCTTCTAGCACCCTTGTGGCTAGTTATGTAAGTCGGATCTCCCGACATTACATATCCGACTAATTGATTAACCGGATTATATCCCTTTTCGGATAAAG
This genomic interval from Herbinix luporum contains the following:
- a CDS encoding IreB family regulatory phosphoprotein, coding for MYKSNNTQYFRVQKETENVVSDIIHSVYNALSEKGYNPVNQLVGYVMSGDPTYITSHKGARSLIMKVERDEIIEELLRYYINYKIK